A single genomic interval of Xyrauchen texanus isolate HMW12.3.18 chromosome 40, RBS_HiC_50CHRs, whole genome shotgun sequence harbors:
- the LOC127633355 gene encoding ATPase PAAT-like yields the protein MTLASLRKSRMWCSTGRLPRIKLSRLQLACETARSMLLNYQTSDYCCLSVSDRSEDKRSLYRSCVVVESPAASCEVKWCVSVPLLSLSGCSSVAIARLAVGLETLKDRQGGAIVDPCIDLLRVQAMIEEMGITLTPGAQNLMELVQCQQQYKSDMLSGFIPLLMGGGAFSGLSTGGRASTSARAESGLDPLSVSEQNLSSSNQKQIPGVMSSLQSSNTCPISPELLPMLLNVCGQVTQLRLEEATRKRNGEREGHMCCGGFEQVLDKIVEKRIEEMEKRLKDHMDVHLDALQQRLEITLQQALSHTH from the exons aTGACCCTCGCCAGCTTgaggaaatcacggatgtggtGCTCCACCGGACGGCTTCCCCGCATCAAGCTGAGCAGACTGCAGTTGGCTTGTGAAACCGCTAGATCCAtg CTATTGAACTATCAAACGTCTGACTACTGCTGTTTGTCTGTTTCTGATAGGTCTGAGGataagaggtctttgtacaggAGCTGTGTGGTGGTGGAAAGTCCTGCTGCATCCTGTGAAGTGAAG TGGTGTGTGTCTGTACCGCTGCTGTCTCTGAGTGGATGCTCCTCTGTGGCTATCGCCCGGCTGGCTGTTGGACTGGAGACGCTCAAGGACAGACAGGGAGGTGCGATTGTGGACCCATGCATTGATCTGCTGCGTGTGCAGGCTATGATAGAGGAGATGGGCATCACCCTCACACCAGGAGCTCAGAACCTCATGGAGTTGGTGCAGTGCCAGCAGCAG TATAAATCAGACATGCTGAGTGGATTCATTCCTCTGCTCATGGGAGGAGGAGCTTTTAGCGGTCTATCAACAGGAGGCAGGGCTTCCACCTCTGCAAGGGCGGAGTCAGGTCTGGATCCACTGTCTGTCTCTGAGCAGAATCTGTCCAGCAGTAACCAGAAGCAGATCCCAGGTGTCATGTCATCTCTGCAGAGTTCTAACACATGTCCGATCAGCCCAGAGCTGCTGCCCATGCTGCTGAATGTATGCGGTCAGGTCACACAGCTCCGTCTGGAGGAGGCCACGAGGAAGAGGAATGGAGAGCG GGAGGGTCATATGTGCTGCGGAGGCTTTGAGCAGGTGCTGGACAAGATTGTAGAGAAGAGGATTGAGGAGATGGAGAAGAGACTAAAGGATCATATGGATGTGCATCTGGATGCTCTTCAACAGAGACTGGAGATCACACTTCAACaggcactctcacacacacactaa